A single Chryseobacterium sp. DNA region contains:
- a CDS encoding saccharopine dehydrogenase has protein sequence MEHNILIIGGTGLVGRTIARILQSRNPHISVFIGGRKGGKTDKDLKIDVTDPSSFQIISDKKINLVILSVNDKADEILRFAIEKGIDYLDITKPTPALVKAYDIAMDQKVGSRIIFSSGWMGGIVPGLVKTLSDSMAAIQDVQLFVYYSVRDLAGESSAHFMAENVAVPFHRYEKNRPVSVKHFLDTEAFDFSFGIGKRNAYNFDVPDLYILNHVERVPDVSVKMTYNSKLITWLLGAFQSLRIFSILSLKERKMIFGSSGSGDQSVFEIVVKGKGGSRKLSLQSVKGQAELTALSAVLHTEELLRNSHENKVYFSHQLHEPLSLMAQLNAYETINIRVTQ, from the coding sequence ATGGAGCACAATATTCTTATTATTGGGGGAACAGGATTAGTCGGTAGGACCATCGCCCGAATCTTACAGTCAAGAAATCCTCATATTTCTGTTTTTATCGGAGGAAGAAAAGGAGGAAAGACTGATAAAGACCTGAAAATTGATGTCACGGATCCCTCTTCTTTTCAGATTATCTCGGATAAAAAAATTAATCTGGTCATTCTTTCTGTGAATGATAAAGCAGATGAGATTCTGCGTTTTGCGATTGAAAAAGGAATCGATTATCTGGATATTACAAAACCTACTCCTGCTTTGGTAAAGGCTTATGATATCGCTATGGATCAGAAGGTCGGCAGCAGGATTATATTCAGTTCCGGCTGGATGGGAGGGATTGTTCCCGGATTGGTAAAAACACTTTCAGATTCTATGGCAGCTATTCAGGATGTACAGCTTTTCGTGTATTATTCTGTCAGGGATCTTGCCGGCGAGAGTTCCGCCCATTTTATGGCAGAAAATGTAGCCGTTCCTTTTCACCGGTATGAAAAGAATAGGCCTGTATCTGTGAAACATTTTTTAGATACCGAAGCTTTTGATTTTTCTTTTGGGATTGGAAAGAGAAATGCTTATAACTTTGATGTGCCGGATCTGTATATTTTAAACCATGTTGAAAGGGTTCCTGACGTTAGCGTAAAAATGACTTATAATTCAAAATTGATAACCTGGCTACTGGGAGCTTTCCAGTCCTTGAGAATTTTCAGTATTTTATCGTTAAAAGAAAGGAAGATGATTTTTGGGTCCAGTGGAAGCGGGGATCAGTCTGTGTTTGAAATTGTTGTAAAAGGGAAAGGAGGAAGCAGAAAATTAAGTCTGCAAAGTGTAAAAGGGCAGGCGGAGCTAACAGCTTTATCTGCAGTTCTGCATACGGAAGAGCTTTTGAGAAACTCCCATGAAAATAAAGTATATTTCAGCCATCAGCTGCATGAGCCTTTATCATTGATGGCTCAGCTTAATGCCTATGAAACAATCAATATCCGGGTAACCCAATGA
- a CDS encoding Crp/Fnr family transcriptional regulator, whose protein sequence is MVQDYFQSFKLFTENEIEELLTLFEIRKVNKGDYFIQEGERCREVAFIKSGIFRSFYISDQGKDITYCFRFPDSMIAAYSSFISGSPSQENMQAITEAELLVLKKETMDSLVQDDLNWTKFLKIIAEQEYLELEKRFFQLQRDNATQRYITLLENYPDYIQNIPLQYLASYLGITQRHLSRIRKEISF, encoded by the coding sequence ATGGTACAGGATTATTTTCAAAGTTTTAAGCTGTTTACAGAGAATGAGATTGAAGAGCTTTTAACGCTTTTTGAGATCAGAAAGGTGAACAAAGGGGATTATTTCATACAGGAAGGTGAAAGATGCAGGGAAGTGGCATTTATAAAATCAGGGATCTTCCGCTCCTTTTATATTTCTGACCAGGGAAAAGATATTACCTATTGCTTCAGGTTTCCGGACAGCATGATTGCAGCTTATTCATCGTTTATCTCCGGTTCTCCGAGTCAGGAAAATATGCAGGCTATTACAGAGGCTGAATTGCTGGTTCTTAAAAAAGAGACTATGGATAGCCTGGTACAGGATGATCTTAACTGGACAAAATTTCTGAAAATAATTGCCGAGCAGGAATACCTTGAGCTGGAAAAAAGATTCTTCCAGCTCCAGAGGGACAACGCTACCCAAAGGTATATAACCCTTCTTGAGAATTATCCGGATTATATTCAAAACATTCCTTTACAATATCTTGCTTCCTATCTTGGCATTACCCAGCGGCATTTAAGCCGTATCCGAAAGGAAATTTCTTTTTAG
- a CDS encoding aminopeptidase P family protein, which translates to MTSKEKVAALREEMQRNNVDAFIVYSADPHMSEYLPKEWQERAWLSGFLGSAGFVVVTKDKAGLWTDGRYFTQAAIELDGSGIDLFKDGMEGTPHYIDWIISEIPAGGKVAVNAVAVSNANWELLSQKLNSKNHTLVDIPLLKEVWKERGTPSKNPIFVHPVERAGKSVADKLSAIRQKMEEQDATVHVISSLDDVAWTLNLRGSDVESNPVFLGYIVITKNDAVLFTDLDKMEVDARKQMDDSFVKMMPYEEFYNYLKTFKNEKVLVSPNSNQQIFETLKADNQFIKAPVPGNLMKAQKNDAELEGFRKVMVRDGVAMVKFLYWLTHNAGKEAMNEYSIGETLRSFRAEGENFVGESFGSIIGYKDNGAIMHYSAKKEGSKEVTNDASILVDSGGQYLEGTTDITRTFALGAVSEEFKRNSTLVLQGLIRLSRVKFPKGTKGVHLDAIARLPLWMEGKDFNHGTGHGVGSFMNVHEGPHSIRKDMNPQDLLPGMVCSNEPGYYLEGQYGIRHENLIAVKEAEKTIHGTFYEFETLTFCPFFKDTVVKEMLSEEEIAWLNGYHKTCEEKLAPYLEGEVKEWFLELVSPL; encoded by the coding sequence ATGACTTCAAAGGAAAAAGTTGCTGCACTTCGTGAAGAAATGCAGAGAAATAATGTTGATGCATTTATAGTATATTCTGCTGATCCTCATATGAGTGAATATCTTCCTAAAGAATGGCAGGAGAGGGCCTGGTTATCAGGATTTCTGGGCTCTGCGGGTTTTGTGGTAGTGACTAAGGACAAAGCAGGGCTTTGGACAGACGGAAGATACTTTACACAAGCAGCTATTGAACTGGATGGTTCGGGAATCGACCTTTTTAAAGACGGGATGGAAGGAACTCCTCACTATATTGACTGGATTATTTCGGAAATTCCTGCCGGCGGTAAAGTAGCTGTAAATGCTGTTGCTGTTTCTAATGCCAACTGGGAATTACTTTCTCAAAAACTGAATTCAAAAAATCATACACTGGTTGATATTCCTCTTTTAAAGGAAGTTTGGAAAGAGAGAGGGACCCCTTCAAAAAATCCAATCTTTGTACATCCTGTAGAAAGAGCAGGTAAATCGGTTGCTGATAAACTTTCTGCAATCCGTCAGAAAATGGAAGAGCAGGATGCAACGGTCCACGTGATTTCAAGTTTAGATGATGTAGCATGGACATTGAACCTTAGAGGAAGTGATGTGGAAAGCAATCCTGTATTTTTAGGATATATTGTGATCACTAAAAATGATGCGGTTCTGTTTACAGATTTAGATAAAATGGAAGTGGACGCCAGAAAACAAATGGATGATTCTTTCGTAAAAATGATGCCTTATGAAGAGTTTTACAATTATCTGAAGACATTCAAAAACGAAAAAGTACTGGTTTCTCCCAACAGCAACCAGCAGATTTTTGAAACATTAAAAGCAGATAATCAGTTTATCAAAGCTCCGGTTCCGGGAAATCTTATGAAAGCCCAAAAGAATGATGCCGAGCTGGAAGGTTTCAGAAAAGTAATGGTGAGGGATGGGGTTGCCATGGTCAAATTCCTTTACTGGCTGACCCACAATGCCGGAAAAGAAGCAATGAACGAATATTCCATTGGTGAAACACTGAGAAGCTTCCGTGCAGAAGGTGAAAATTTTGTCGGAGAAAGCTTCGGTTCAATTATAGGATATAAAGATAATGGTGCCATCATGCACTATTCTGCGAAGAAAGAAGGAAGTAAGGAAGTGACCAATGATGCCAGTATCCTGGTAGACTCAGGAGGACAGTATCTTGAAGGAACTACGGATATTACAAGAACTTTTGCTTTGGGAGCTGTTTCCGAAGAATTCAAAAGAAATTCAACACTGGTATTACAGGGATTGATTCGTTTATCAAGGGTAAAATTTCCTAAAGGGACTAAAGGAGTACATCTGGATGCTATTGCAAGACTTCCGCTGTGGATGGAAGGAAAAGACTTCAACCATGGAACGGGACATGGGGTAGGAAGCTTTATGAACGTTCACGAAGGACCGCACAGCATCAGGAAAGATATGAATCCGCAGGATCTTCTTCCGGGAATGGTCTGTTCAAACGAACCTGGATATTATCTGGAAGGACAGTATGGAATCCGTCATGAAAACCTGATCGCAGTAAAAGAAGCAGAAAAAACAATTCACGGGACTTTCTATGAGTTTGAAACACTGACTTTCTGCCCGTTCTTTAAAGATACTGTGGTGAAAGAGATGCTTTCAGAAGAAGAAATCGCCTGGTTGAACGGATATCACAAAACATGTGAAGAAAAGCTTGCTCCTTATTTGGAAGGAGAAGTTAAAGAATGGTTCTTAGAGTTGGTAAGCCCGCTCTAA
- a CDS encoding serine hydrolase domain-containing protein: MAKIFTSAAIMQLVERNSLQIEKPVSAYVEHLPEDWNKITVKQLLSHTSGLPDIQSPDGNGLISEKGQDSAWVKVQTMPLQSGRGEKFNYNATNYLLLQKIIEKRLKSLSKNLLKDISY; the protein is encoded by the coding sequence ATTGCTAAAATATTTACTTCTGCTGCCATTATGCAGCTGGTGGAAAGGAACAGCCTTCAGATTGAAAAACCGGTTTCTGCGTATGTAGAACATTTACCTGAAGACTGGAATAAAATTACAGTTAAACAATTATTAAGTCATACTTCGGGATTACCGGATATTCAAAGCCCGGACGGGAATGGTTTAATTAGTGAAAAAGGGCAGGACTCTGCCTGGGTGAAAGTTCAAACGATGCCTTTACAATCCGGACGCGGAGAAAAATTTAACTATAACGCTACAAATTATCTTCTGTTACAAAAGATCATTGAAAAGCGGCTAAAATCCCTTTCGAAAAATTTGTTGAAGGACATCAGTTACTGA
- a CDS encoding sigma-70 family RNA polymerase sigma factor translates to MNDEQLFLLIQKAKDKDQKAQTKLINVFWVDVFSFVMKKVRDENDADEITVNVFSKVLSKLDMFDPHFQFKTWVLTIAQNTVIDFWRKRSRESEDSIENLDEVKNQYAKSPEELMISDEEQKKIIKTIESLDANYQDIIKLRFFEEKSIKEIAEELGISVANTKVRVMRAKKVLAELLKNNEFEDN, encoded by the coding sequence ATGAACGACGAACAGCTATTTCTGCTCATCCAAAAAGCCAAGGATAAAGACCAAAAGGCACAGACTAAACTCATCAATGTTTTTTGGGTGGATGTTTTCTCTTTTGTCATGAAAAAAGTAAGAGATGAAAATGATGCAGACGAGATTACCGTAAATGTTTTTTCCAAAGTACTGTCGAAACTGGATATGTTCGATCCCCATTTCCAGTTTAAAACCTGGGTACTGACCATTGCCCAGAATACAGTCATTGATTTTTGGAGAAAAAGAAGCCGTGAAAGTGAGGATTCTATCGAGAATCTTGATGAGGTTAAAAATCAGTATGCAAAATCTCCTGAAGAACTTATGATTTCTGACGAAGAGCAGAAAAAAATCATTAAAACCATAGAGTCTTTGGATGCCAACTATCAGGATATTATTAAGCTGAGGTTCTTTGAAGAAAAAAGCATTAAAGAAATTGCAGAAGAGTTGGGAATTTCCGTTGCCAATACCAAAGTAAGGGTGATGCGTGCCAAAAAAGTTTTGGCGGAGCTGCTTAAGAATAATGAGTTCGAGGATAATTAA
- the tyrS gene encoding tyrosine--tRNA ligase yields the protein MNSFIEELKWRGLFADMMPGTDEQLNKEVTTAYIGFDPTADSLHIGSLIQIKILAHFQQHGHKPIALVGGATGMIGDPSGKSAERNLLDEETLLHYVDCLKNQLSKFLDFEGSGPNKAELVNNYDWMKNISFLDFAKNIGKNITVNYMMAKDSVKKRFSGEAGADGMSFTEFTYQLIQGYDFLHLYQNNNVKLQMGGSDQWGNITTGTELIRRKAQGEAFALTVPLITKADGSKFGKSESGENYWLDKKKTSPYKFYQFWLNATDEDAERFIKFYTFLGKEEIETLIEEHKTAPHERKLQKKLAEEVTVWVHGREEYEKALKASEILFGRSTAEDLVSLDEETFLEVFDGVPQKEIAKAEVLGVHIVDLLSEKSGFLKSKSEAQREIKGNSISVNKQKVNDTFTANESDLIDGQFLLLQKGKKSYFIVKVM from the coding sequence ATGAATTCCTTTATAGAAGAACTTAAATGGCGTGGTCTTTTTGCCGATATGATGCCTGGAACCGATGAACAACTGAATAAAGAGGTAACTACTGCATATATTGGTTTTGATCCAACAGCCGATTCTTTACATATCGGAAGCCTTATCCAGATAAAGATTCTTGCACACTTCCAACAGCATGGGCATAAGCCAATTGCTCTGGTAGGAGGGGCAACAGGAATGATTGGAGATCCATCCGGAAAATCAGCGGAAAGAAACCTTTTGGATGAGGAAACCCTTTTACATTATGTTGACTGCTTAAAAAATCAGCTTTCTAAATTCTTGGATTTCGAAGGCAGCGGACCTAATAAAGCCGAACTGGTGAACAACTATGACTGGATGAAGAATATCTCTTTCCTTGATTTTGCAAAAAATATCGGGAAGAACATTACCGTCAACTATATGATGGCTAAAGATTCTGTAAAGAAAAGGTTTTCAGGAGAAGCCGGGGCTGACGGAATGAGCTTTACAGAGTTTACCTACCAGCTGATCCAGGGATATGATTTCCTTCATCTGTACCAAAACAATAATGTAAAACTTCAGATGGGAGGTTCTGACCAATGGGGAAATATCACCACAGGAACAGAATTAATCCGTAGAAAAGCTCAGGGAGAAGCCTTTGCTTTAACGGTTCCTTTGATCACAAAAGCTGACGGTTCCAAATTCGGAAAATCTGAAAGCGGAGAAAACTATTGGCTGGATAAAAAGAAAACATCTCCATACAAATTTTATCAGTTCTGGCTGAATGCTACTGATGAGGATGCTGAAAGATTCATTAAATTCTATACATTCTTAGGAAAAGAAGAAATTGAAACTTTAATTGAAGAGCATAAAACAGCTCCGCATGAAAGAAAGCTACAGAAAAAACTGGCTGAAGAAGTGACAGTTTGGGTACACGGCAGAGAAGAATATGAAAAAGCACTGAAGGCTTCAGAGATCCTTTTCGGACGTTCTACGGCTGAAGACCTGGTAAGCCTGGATGAAGAAACTTTCCTTGAAGTTTTTGATGGAGTTCCTCAAAAAGAGATCGCAAAAGCAGAGGTATTGGGTGTTCATATCGTTGATCTTCTTTCTGAGAAATCAGGATTCTTAAAATCTAAGAGTGAAGCACAGCGGGAAATTAAAGGAAATTCGATTTCTGTGAACAAACAAAAGGTAAATGATACTTTTACCGCTAATGAAAGCGATCTTATTGATGGTCAATTCTTACTACTTCAAAAAGGTAAAAAAAGCTACTTTATTGTAAAAGTAATGTAA
- a CDS encoding sensor histidine kinase, with the protein MKRLLILFSLLLSFALQSQQVIPLNEKSYVDSLKNITKSTTANTSKASASFLLSNYYRNSDSILGKKYLENSKTFIKNDPFLTATYYYYEGQYNLDRKKEKAGISYQKAIKALSKFKNKESDLFQSLAWYSYGVTQKDKEGYPFLVKIILEKSIPQIKKYETSRNLGFLYTQLAIILTYNAEFKKAENYNRRALEILEKNYPNSAELFYTYINSASNFCYQAKGAEAQFFLDKAEKLIKPYPESSANAFYYYGKTLYFITKQKNSEALPVIEKGLFYAKKTNQNLLAQMFYFNKYDILKKLKKYNEAKTVLEDILAEKSLAIDLNNRKTIYKQLSALNQEMGNSREALAWEQRYSKLNDSLNTENVKLEINKIESKFNAAEKERKIATLNAEKNQKDLEVNKKNSYLWGLSLILLLVISLLIFLFVIFRKNKKINEQKINDIRQKEELSLTKAILDGEERERERIAKDLHDGLGGMLAGVKINLSTWSSNHLHPEKDKEFYKILGQLDNSVSELRHVARNLMPESLLNFGLETALNDLCEFYTRKDLDVFFQPLTIEKNLPLTIQLNIYRIVQELLANAVKHSGANNILLQCSQSEENFMITIEDNGKGFEKNIEQTTKSMGLRNLKNRVNYLKGKMEVSSDSQGTNINIELTIDGE; encoded by the coding sequence ATGAAGAGATTACTTATTCTATTCAGCCTATTATTGTCTTTCGCTCTACAGTCACAGCAAGTGATTCCTCTTAATGAAAAGTCTTATGTAGACAGCCTGAAGAATATTACAAAAAGTACAACAGCAAATACCTCAAAGGCATCAGCCTCTTTTCTTTTATCAAATTACTACAGAAACAGTGACTCGATTTTAGGCAAAAAATATCTGGAAAACAGCAAAACATTCATTAAGAATGATCCTTTCCTTACGGCAACATATTATTATTACGAAGGACAGTATAACCTGGACCGGAAAAAAGAAAAAGCCGGTATCTCGTATCAGAAGGCCATTAAAGCATTATCAAAATTTAAAAATAAAGAATCAGACCTCTTCCAGTCTCTGGCCTGGTACAGCTATGGGGTTACCCAAAAAGATAAAGAAGGCTACCCTTTTTTAGTAAAGATCATTCTTGAAAAAAGCATTCCTCAGATCAAAAAATATGAAACCAGCAGGAACTTAGGGTTTTTATACACTCAGCTCGCCATTATTCTTACCTATAATGCCGAGTTTAAAAAAGCAGAAAATTACAACCGCAGAGCTTTAGAAATCCTGGAGAAAAACTATCCTAATTCTGCTGAATTATTTTACACCTACATCAATTCTGCCAGCAATTTTTGCTATCAGGCCAAAGGAGCCGAGGCCCAGTTTTTCTTAGATAAGGCCGAGAAACTAATAAAGCCCTATCCTGAATCTTCAGCCAATGCATTCTACTATTACGGGAAAACTCTTTATTTCATTACCAAACAAAAAAATTCAGAAGCGCTGCCGGTTATTGAAAAAGGCCTTTTCTATGCAAAAAAAACCAACCAGAATCTATTGGCACAAATGTTCTATTTCAATAAATATGACATTTTAAAAAAATTAAAAAAGTACAATGAAGCTAAAACGGTGCTGGAAGATATTTTAGCAGAAAAATCCCTAGCCATTGACCTCAACAACAGGAAAACCATTTATAAACAGCTCTCCGCACTGAACCAGGAAATGGGAAATTCCCGTGAAGCTTTAGCATGGGAACAAAGATATTCCAAGCTCAATGACAGTTTGAATACTGAAAATGTAAAACTGGAAATCAATAAAATTGAGTCAAAATTCAATGCTGCCGAAAAAGAGAGAAAAATAGCCACCTTAAATGCTGAGAAAAACCAGAAAGATTTAGAAGTAAATAAGAAAAATTCCTATTTATGGGGACTGAGCCTTATTTTATTACTGGTTATCAGCCTCTTGATTTTCCTTTTTGTCATTTTCAGAAAAAATAAAAAAATAAATGAGCAAAAAATAAATGACATCAGGCAAAAGGAAGAGCTGTCTCTCACCAAAGCTATTCTTGACGGTGAAGAAAGGGAAAGAGAACGCATTGCAAAAGATCTTCATGACGGCTTAGGCGGTATGCTGGCGGGTGTTAAAATCAATCTTTCCACCTGGTCATCCAATCATCTGCATCCTGAAAAAGATAAGGAATTTTATAAGATCTTAGGCCAGTTAGACAATTCCGTAAGCGAACTTCGTCATGTTGCCAGAAATTTAATGCCCGAATCATTGCTCAATTTTGGACTGGAAACAGCATTGAATGATCTTTGCGAATTTTACACGAGAAAAGACCTTGATGTATTTTTTCAGCCTCTTACTATTGAAAAAAATCTTCCGCTTACCATCCAGCTCAATATTTACAGAATCGTACAGGAATTACTCGCTAATGCAGTAAAACATTCAGGCGCCAATAATATTTTACTGCAATGTTCACAGTCAGAAGAAAACTTCATGATCACCATTGAGGATAATGGAAAAGGGTTCGAAAAAAACATTGAACAGACTACAAAAAGCATGGGACTTAGAAATCTGAAAAACAGAGTAAATTATCTGAAAGGTAAAATGGAGGTCAGCTCCGACAGCCAGGGAACCAATATTAATATCGAACTTACCATTGATGGAGAATAA
- a CDS encoding response regulator gives MENKKINIVIVDDHPIVIEGLKMMLSSQMPFTVSESFTSGSEIIRFIQDHKADIILLDITLPDANGTELCREIKKISPDTSVIMFSNRSERSIIMQSIQNGASGYILKNTSIDELVVCIQRAYSGNIVFCNETRQIISKPSQHEIPTPRLTKREKQILQMVAEGKTSIMIADELFLSPLTVDTHRKNLLQKFQAKNSTELISRAVQQNMIENQ, from the coding sequence ATGGAGAATAAAAAGATAAATATTGTCATCGTAGACGATCATCCTATTGTGATCGAAGGCTTGAAAATGATGCTGAGCAGCCAAATGCCTTTTACGGTTTCTGAAAGTTTTACCTCCGGTTCAGAGATCATCCGCTTTATACAGGATCATAAAGCAGATATTATCCTTTTGGATATTACATTACCGGATGCCAACGGTACGGAACTCTGCCGGGAGATAAAAAAAATATCTCCGGATACTTCAGTGATTATGTTTAGTAACCGCTCTGAAAGAAGTATCATCATGCAGTCTATACAAAACGGAGCCAGCGGTTACATCCTTAAAAATACCTCTATAGATGAATTGGTGGTGTGTATACAGAGAGCCTATTCCGGAAACATCGTTTTCTGCAATGAGACCAGGCAGATCATCAGTAAGCCTTCTCAGCACGAAATTCCAACCCCAAGATTGACCAAGAGAGAAAAACAGATCCTGCAGATGGTCGCTGAAGGCAAAACAAGTATCATGATCGCTGATGAGCTGTTTCTAAGCCCTCTTACTGTAGATACGCACCGTAAAAATTTGCTGCAGAAATTTCAGGCAAAAAACTCTACCGAACTGATCAGCCGTGCGGTACAGCAGAATATGATTGAAAACCAATAA
- a CDS encoding alpha/beta fold hydrolase: MNLDYLVREPENITSHTPILFMLHGYGSNEQDLFSFRETLPPDWLIVSFRAPKETQFEGYSWYDIDFNSPENYIDIVQAKESLNAVLENILKIVNHYGLTESKVHLCGFSQGGILCYALALQYPEMFNNVACLSAYPEEKLLDRIVKDKKKLERLRFFVSHGTDDAVIPLEWGRKAADLLYDLSCYFTFREYMSGHGVNQKNYMDLMEFFSK, encoded by the coding sequence ATGAATTTAGATTATCTAGTAAGAGAACCGGAAAATATCACTTCCCATACTCCTATTCTTTTTATGCTCCATGGCTATGGCAGTAATGAGCAGGATCTGTTCAGTTTTAGAGAAACATTGCCCCCAGACTGGCTTATTGTAAGTTTCAGAGCTCCTAAGGAGACTCAGTTTGAAGGATATTCGTGGTACGATATTGATTTCAACAGTCCTGAAAATTACATCGATATCGTTCAGGCTAAAGAATCTTTGAATGCCGTTCTGGAAAATATTTTAAAAATAGTCAATCATTACGGGCTTACCGAGAGTAAAGTGCATTTATGCGGCTTCAGCCAGGGAGGAATCCTATGTTATGCTTTGGCGTTACAATACCCGGAAATGTTTAATAATGTTGCCTGTTTAAGTGCTTATCCTGAGGAAAAATTACTTGATCGTATCGTAAAAGATAAAAAGAAACTGGAAAGATTACGTTTTTTTGTTTCACATGGTACAGACGATGCTGTCATCCCTCTCGAATGGGGAAGAAAAGCGGCCGACCTGCTGTATGACCTGAGTTGTTATTTTACTTTCAGAGAATACATGAGCGGGCACGGGGTCAATCAGAAAAATTATATGGATCTGATGGAATTCTTCTCAAAATAA
- a CDS encoding PDZ domain-containing protein has translation MKLKALLLGFFLSIVVNAQNSFELVNTKKVVIPFKLINNLIFIPININGAELTFLLDTGVAETLLFSIDNKEVKLENIEKIKFSGLGGNLSIDGLKSDRNTARIGDAILNTSMSLYLILDEEFNISSHVGIPVNGVIGYHFFKNHPVAIDYLSKKITVYENIDLLKKKLRKFEEAPITIEKDKPYLYADVEMTNEKKSSKLLIDLGNSDAVWLFPALIKNFVYNRPNIDDFLGRGFNGDIYGKRSRIHNFYIGGFQFEKPLTAMPDEYSIQHVNLVEDRKGSVGGEIMRRFTVIFDYPNRKLYLRKNRNFDDPFHFNMSGLDFKQDGIEWSQERVRIETKPSTGSVSEGYNGESFQYRFNLKPIFSIAGVRKDSPAFKAGLHTDDRVLSINGNKASDMTLARILELMKSSEGRTITMVVQRKNETLTLSFTLEDPIPYQE, from the coding sequence ATGAAACTGAAAGCTCTTTTACTGGGATTTTTTTTAAGCATTGTAGTGAATGCTCAGAATTCTTTTGAGCTGGTGAATACAAAAAAGGTGGTGATTCCGTTTAAGCTGATCAATAACCTTATCTTTATTCCAATCAACATCAATGGAGCAGAACTTACTTTCCTACTGGATACAGGAGTGGCAGAAACCCTTCTTTTCAGCATTGATAATAAAGAAGTAAAACTGGAAAATATTGAAAAGATAAAATTTTCCGGATTAGGCGGGAATTTAAGCATCGATGGATTGAAATCTGACCGGAATACGGCGCGGATAGGTGATGCTATCCTCAATACGTCCATGTCACTTTACCTTATTCTTGATGAGGAGTTTAATATTTCATCTCATGTGGGTATCCCGGTAAACGGAGTGATTGGTTATCATTTTTTTAAAAATCATCCGGTTGCCATAGACTATCTTTCCAAAAAGATAACCGTCTATGAAAATATAGATCTGCTAAAAAAGAAACTCAGAAAATTTGAGGAGGCTCCTATTACCATAGAAAAAGATAAGCCTTATCTTTACGCCGATGTAGAAATGACCAATGAAAAGAAGAGTTCAAAACTGTTGATTGACCTTGGAAACAGTGATGCGGTATGGCTCTTCCCTGCCCTCATCAAAAATTTTGTCTACAACAGGCCTAATATTGATGATTTTCTTGGACGGGGATTCAATGGGGATATTTATGGGAAGAGAAGCCGGATTCATAATTTTTATATTGGAGGATTTCAGTTTGAAAAACCACTTACTGCAATGCCCGATGAATATTCCATTCAGCATGTCAATTTGGTGGAAGACCGAAAAGGTTCTGTAGGGGGTGAAATTATGCGAAGGTTTACCGTTATTTTTGACTATCCCAACAGGAAATTGTATTTAAGGAAAAACAGAAATTTCGATGATCCTTTTCATTTTAATATGAGCGGATTGGATTTCAAGCAGGATGGAATAGAATGGAGCCAGGAAAGGGTAAGAATCGAGACCAAACCTTCTACAGGCTCTGTAAGCGAAGGATACAATGGGGAGTCCTTTCAATACAGGTTCAATTTGAAACCTATATTTTCCATTGCAGGGGTAAGAAAAGATTCTCCGGCATTTAAAGCGGGTTTGCATACAGACGACAGAGTACTTAGTATCAACGGAAATAAAGCTTCAGACATGACCCTGGCAAGAATCCTGGAACTTATGAAGTCTTCAGAAGGACGAACGATTACCATGGTTGTGCAAAGAAAGAATGAGACTCTAACCTTAAGTTTTACATTGGAAGACCCGATACCTTATCAAGAATAG